Proteins co-encoded in one Armatimonadota bacterium genomic window:
- a CDS encoding sugar ABC transporter substrate-binding protein — protein MRRRAVAPVVALALAVLGLVGLPARGAPAVTLEFWTIALQPFFTDYVNGVVAAYERARPGVKIRWVDVQFAAIEQKLLASLAGGVAPDVVNLNTELSIRLAEQGVLVDMDAAVPAAEKGRYFEGLWAAARFRGRTYGIPWYVTPNVLAYNVALYRRAGLNPNDPPSTEDELIAHARTIKDRTKVYGFMPNVDSIRLLHRFQENGLPILSPDGKRAVFNSPAHVAYLERYVQLFKQDYFPEDTLRRGYLGATERYSAGQLGILVTGPQFLLRVKQDNPEVYAQTFVAPYPKGKARVIHLPTMTVSVPKASKAQREAVDFALFVTNDQNQLEFARQVVILPSTRGAAAHPFFKQGGATPEEKVRKIAAAELPLARDLTVVVPNATELYRVFREAVESAFYGKMSPREALDWAVKQWNARL, from the coding sequence ATGCGTCGCCGCGCCGTCGCACCCGTCGTCGCCCTGGCCCTGGCCGTGCTCGGTCTGGTCGGGCTCCCCGCCCGGGGCGCTCCTGCCGTCACCCTCGAGTTCTGGACGATCGCCCTCCAGCCGTTCTTCACCGACTACGTGAACGGGGTGGTCGCCGCCTACGAGCGGGCCCGTCCGGGTGTGAAGATCCGCTGGGTGGACGTCCAGTTCGCGGCCATCGAGCAGAAGCTGCTCGCCTCGCTGGCCGGCGGGGTGGCGCCCGACGTCGTCAACCTGAACACCGAACTCTCCATCCGCCTGGCGGAGCAGGGGGTGCTGGTGGACATGGATGCCGCCGTCCCCGCGGCCGAGAAGGGCCGCTACTTCGAGGGACTGTGGGCGGCGGCGCGCTTCCGCGGCCGCACCTACGGCATCCCCTGGTACGTCACCCCCAACGTCCTGGCCTACAACGTGGCCCTCTACCGGCGGGCGGGGCTCAACCCCAACGACCCCCCGTCCACCGAGGACGAGCTCATCGCCCACGCCCGCACCATCAAGGACCGGACGAAGGTCTACGGCTTCATGCCGAACGTGGACTCGATACGCCTCCTGCACCGCTTCCAGGAGAACGGCCTGCCCATCCTCAGCCCCGACGGGAAGCGGGCGGTCTTCAACTCCCCCGCCCACGTGGCCTACCTGGAGCGGTACGTGCAGCTCTTCAAGCAGGACTACTTCCCGGAGGACACCCTGCGCCGTGGCTACCTGGGCGCGACGGAGCGGTACAGCGCGGGGCAGCTGGGCATCCTGGTGACGGGCCCGCAGTTCCTGCTGCGGGTGAAGCAGGACAACCCCGAGGTGTACGCCCAGACGTTCGTGGCCCCGTACCCCAAGGGCAAGGCGCGGGTGATCCACCTGCCGACGATGACAGTCTCCGTCCCCAAGGCCAGCAAGGCGCAGCGCGAGGCGGTGGACTTCGCCCTCTTCGTCACCAACGACCAGAACCAGCTCGAGTTCGCCCGGCAGGTGGTGATCCTGCCTTCCACCCGGGGTGCGGCGGCCCACCCCTTCTTCAAGCAGGGGGGCGCCACGCCTGAGGAGAAGGTTCGAAAGATCGCGGCCGCCGAACTCCCCCTGGCCCGCGACCTCACCGTGGTCGTGCCAAACGCCACCGAGCTCTACCGGGTCTTCCGCGAGGCGGTGGAGAGCGCGTTCTACGGGAAGATGTCTCCCCGGGAGGCACTGGACTGGGCCGTCAAGCAGTGGAACGCCCGGCTGTAG
- a CDS encoding asparagine synthase-related protein: MAALPEDLRDDPPRLAEALRAEIRATTQGQPVVVAFSGGLDSTTVAALARDALGPERVLLVTVNMGDYAYRRGNAIVLEMAERLGLRQKCLLGQVMQHRIQRNGPACNRCTREIKLGMVRKVAMGRLVLTGSNRSDTWGQRGMKVCNGYYAPLLDLDKPQIRALADHLGLQVPRIGEHPRREGCKLKHLLKPLVNPAYHGRAVAEANEVLLEGLRQAGVSVELANVKIVGPLRRNIGLVNLRPLPSPEVWERLRTALERIPVLDEVHLVDGPVELTVLAGPALAGDPAGRAWVAQGRLAPDFAFPVRVRWVPTANRRLQTFQVVGWQPLGAQEETTPQGASF, encoded by the coding sequence GTGGCCGCTCTCCCGGAGGACCTCCGCGACGATCCCCCGCGGCTCGCCGAGGCCTTGCGCGCCGAGATCCGCGCGACGACGCAGGGGCAGCCTGTGGTCGTGGCCTTCAGCGGCGGGCTCGACAGCACCACCGTCGCCGCCCTCGCCCGGGACGCCCTCGGCCCCGAGCGGGTCCTCCTGGTCACGGTGAACATGGGCGACTACGCCTACCGGCGCGGCAACGCCATCGTGCTGGAGATGGCCGAGCGGCTGGGGCTGCGGCAGAAGTGCCTGCTGGGGCAGGTCATGCAGCACCGCATCCAGCGGAACGGCCCCGCCTGCAACCGGTGCACCCGCGAGATCAAGCTCGGCATGGTGCGGAAGGTGGCCATGGGGCGGCTGGTCCTCACCGGCTCCAATCGCAGCGACACGTGGGGCCAGCGGGGGATGAAGGTCTGCAACGGGTACTACGCCCCCCTCCTCGACCTGGACAAGCCGCAGATCCGCGCCCTGGCCGACCACCTGGGGTTGCAGGTCCCGCGCATCGGCGAGCACCCCCGGCGGGAGGGGTGCAAGCTGAAGCACCTCCTCAAGCCGCTGGTGAACCCGGCCTACCACGGGCGGGCCGTGGCCGAGGCGAACGAGGTCCTGCTGGAGGGGCTGCGCCAGGCGGGGGTGAGCGTCGAGCTCGCCAACGTGAAGATCGTCGGTCCGCTGAGGCGCAACATCGGGCTAGTAAACCTGCGCCCCCTGCCTTCGCCCGAGGTGTGGGAGCGCCTGCGGACGGCGCTGGAGCGCATCCCGGTCCTCGACGAAGTGCACCTGGTGGACGGGCCGGTGGAGTTGACGGTGCTGGCCGGTCCCGCCCTGGCCGGCGATCCGGCGGGGAGGGCCTGGGTGGCGCAGGGCCGCCTCGCGCCCGACTTCGCCTTCCCGGTCCGGGTGCGGTGGGTCCCGACCGCCAACCGCCGGCTCCAGACCTTCCAGGTGGTGGGGTGGCAGCCGCTGGGGGCCCAAGAGGAAACGACACCCCAGGGAGCCTCGTTTTAA
- a CDS encoding metallophosphoesterase: MTAVVLGALAFGAGVGYGLVVVALLVVLKQAALEPAWEWLLEWVEQRFLPPHPAEARRSTMAGRGEIVVVSDLHVDTWDRAPEGRAAREAALQAFLDAIEPTTMDLVINGDLLDAPPRPDDTWQGAGVELRGSLFPKYEEVLADVGEVANRAPVPVTVTLLYGNHDMAASGLRYDLVRRPHLLRRLRLPVTTAWYPNVIIGVPADPTRYGQEPYRFYIDHGHFYDPVLLLYLRDFLAAALRRDLRRAFTGLVLVGQRRGAEQQPIPRPGLAPPRPRTLDQRVAAWLVRYRWRWKARRVAGQRSRAEVAEGRRPLTGILFGHTHLPDRYTFRLGGVRGMIYVNTGDWAGDTGHGTYTVITQDGVVTQHDWLDPARRAPHHRGAPHHRGGGA, encoded by the coding sequence GTGACCGCCGTCGTCCTCGGCGCCCTGGCCTTCGGGGCGGGCGTCGGCTACGGGCTCGTCGTCGTCGCCCTCCTCGTGGTGCTCAAGCAGGCGGCGCTCGAGCCGGCCTGGGAGTGGCTGCTGGAGTGGGTCGAGCAGCGCTTCCTCCCGCCCCACCCGGCCGAAGCGCGCCGCTCCACCATGGCGGGGCGCGGGGAGATCGTGGTGGTCTCCGACCTGCACGTGGACACCTGGGACCGCGCGCCGGAAGGGCGGGCGGCGCGGGAGGCGGCGCTGCAGGCCTTCCTCGACGCCATCGAGCCGACGACGATGGACCTGGTCATCAACGGCGACCTGCTGGACGCGCCGCCCCGGCCCGACGACACCTGGCAGGGCGCGGGGGTGGAGCTGCGCGGCAGCCTCTTCCCCAAGTACGAGGAGGTCCTGGCCGACGTGGGGGAGGTGGCGAACCGCGCACCGGTCCCGGTCACCGTCACCCTGCTCTACGGGAACCACGACATGGCCGCCAGCGGTCTGCGCTACGACCTGGTGCGCCGGCCGCACCTGCTGCGGCGCCTGCGCCTGCCGGTGACCACGGCCTGGTACCCCAACGTGATCATCGGCGTCCCCGCCGACCCCACACGCTACGGCCAGGAGCCCTACCGCTTCTACATCGACCACGGCCACTTCTACGACCCGGTGCTGCTCCTCTACCTGCGCGACTTCCTGGCGGCCGCGCTGCGCCGGGACCTGCGGCGGGCCTTCACCGGATTGGTCCTGGTGGGGCAGCGCCGCGGCGCGGAGCAGCAGCCCATCCCCCGGCCGGGCCTGGCCCCGCCGCGCCCGCGTACCCTGGACCAGCGCGTGGCCGCCTGGCTCGTGCGCTACCGGTGGCGGTGGAAGGCCCGGCGCGTGGCGGGGCAGCGCAGCCGGGCGGAGGTGGCGGAGGGACGCCGGCCGCTCACCGGCATCCTCTTCGGGCACACCCACCTGCCCGACCGCTACACCTTCCGTTTGGGCGGCGTGCGCGGGATGATCTACGTGAACACCGGGGACTGGGCCGGCGACACGGGACACGGCACTTACACGGTCATCACCCAGGACGGGGTGGTGACGCAGCACGACTGGCTCGACCCCGCACGCCGCGCGCCGCACCACAGGGGCGCGCCGCACCACAGGGGCGGCGGAGCGTAG
- a CDS encoding tetratricopeptide repeat protein: protein MTPLPTGTVTLLFADIEGSTRLLHRLGDRYPALLETFRETVGRAVERHGGTVVDARGEELFAAFPGARSALAAAAAIQEATARPLRPETPPLHVRIGLHTGEPVVAGTHYVGIDVHRAARICAAGHGGQVLLSAATRHLVVDDLPAGVTLRDLGLHRLKDLSEPVHLYQAVLAGLRADFPPLRSLGPVPHNLPVPPTSFVGRERELAEVRDLLERAGLVTLTGFGGSGKTRLALQVAAGLLDSYPDGVWLVDLSTVSDPDLIPHTVGAAVGRREEGGPTTLAVLLDYLASKRLLLVLDNCEHLVGECARVVEAILRRAPGIRVLATSREVLRVPGEVVYAVPPLSLPAGPDGDPATVLASEAARLFLERAGLVRPPRSLHPQEARAVAAIARRLDGIPLAIELAAARARVLALEQIVQRLDDRFRLLSRPARGAVPRQQTLRATMDWSYDLLLPEEQALLTRLAVFAGTFDLEAIEAVCADPRPGSGQGAGVLDLLTSLVDKSLVMVEPSTDVARYRLLDTVRAYCRERLTAPDLAALQDRHLRYCTGVAEVAEPHLRGPEQQRWLARLDREHDNLRAALAWSVGRPEAVGWGLRLAAALWWFWYRRGHYSEGRRWLRAVLTAAAAEPAALRLKALYAAAYLAWRQGDMGEAETYSLASVGLAQEHGEPLPLAYALLVRGIVVRAQRRPALARELHERGLALFRQVGHLEGIAWSLRMLGIVEWHDGRMEQARARFEEACALLEQIEDGWAVMVCLSDLGRVAAHRGDDEAAESLLRRALDRYTSLEDEMGMASAWELLGEVAARQGRFDEADALLARSLHLYEKLGDRWDIAAVHAAIAEAAERRGEHARARTEWIDALRRWRDLADRQGVARCLEGLARLARVSGQEERAAALAHAADTVRGSPRLPATADTPLSGMLPAAPEALRAVIDEIVAAVLSDPVPGQNDLPTVRKKPDQR, encoded by the coding sequence ATGACGCCGTTGCCCACCGGCACCGTCACCCTCCTCTTCGCCGACATCGAGGGATCGACGCGCCTGCTCCACCGGCTGGGCGACCGGTACCCTGCACTGCTCGAGACCTTCCGGGAAACCGTCGGCCGTGCCGTGGAGCGGCACGGCGGGACCGTCGTGGATGCCCGGGGGGAGGAGCTCTTTGCCGCCTTCCCCGGCGCCCGCAGCGCCCTCGCCGCCGCCGCGGCCATCCAGGAAGCCACGGCCCGGCCGCTCCGGCCGGAGACCCCGCCGCTGCACGTCCGCATCGGGCTGCACACGGGCGAGCCTGTCGTGGCCGGGACGCACTACGTCGGCATCGACGTCCACAGAGCCGCGCGGATCTGCGCGGCCGGCCACGGAGGCCAGGTCCTCCTCTCCGCGGCTACCCGCCATCTCGTGGTGGACGACCTGCCGGCAGGCGTGACGCTGCGCGACCTGGGCCTCCACCGCCTGAAGGACCTCTCGGAGCCCGTGCACCTCTACCAAGCAGTGCTCGCCGGCCTGCGCGCCGACTTCCCGCCCCTGCGCTCGCTCGGCCCGGTCCCCCACAACCTACCGGTGCCGCCGACCAGCTTCGTCGGCCGTGAACGAGAGCTGGCCGAGGTCCGGGACCTCCTGGAGCGGGCCGGGCTGGTCACGCTCACCGGGTTCGGGGGGAGCGGCAAAACCCGTCTCGCCCTGCAGGTGGCGGCGGGCCTCCTCGACAGCTACCCGGACGGGGTGTGGCTGGTGGACCTCTCCACGGTGAGCGATCCCGACCTCATCCCCCACACGGTGGGCGCCGCGGTGGGCCGGCGGGAGGAGGGCGGGCCCACGACGCTTGCGGTCCTCCTGGACTACCTGGCGTCGAAGCGGCTGCTGCTCGTCCTCGACAACTGCGAGCACCTCGTGGGGGAGTGCGCGCGCGTCGTCGAGGCGATCCTGCGCCGCGCGCCGGGGATCAGGGTGCTGGCGACGAGCCGCGAGGTCCTGCGCGTCCCCGGCGAGGTCGTCTACGCGGTCCCGCCGCTCTCCCTGCCGGCTGGACCGGACGGCGACCCGGCCACGGTGCTGGCCTCGGAGGCTGCCCGCCTCTTCCTCGAGCGGGCCGGCCTGGTCCGCCCGCCGCGCTCCCTGCACCCGCAGGAGGCCAGGGCCGTGGCGGCCATCGCCAGGCGGCTGGACGGGATCCCGCTGGCCATCGAGCTGGCCGCCGCCCGCGCCCGCGTGCTCGCGCTCGAGCAGATCGTGCAACGGCTCGACGACCGCTTCCGCCTGTTGAGCCGCCCGGCGCGCGGCGCCGTCCCCCGCCAGCAGACCCTCCGCGCGACGATGGACTGGAGCTACGACCTCCTGCTGCCCGAGGAGCAGGCGCTGCTGACGCGCCTGGCCGTCTTCGCCGGGACTTTCGACCTCGAGGCGATCGAGGCGGTGTGTGCCGATCCGCGGCCCGGCAGCGGGCAGGGGGCGGGCGTCCTGGACCTGCTCACCAGCCTGGTGGACAAGTCCCTGGTGATGGTGGAGCCGTCCACGGACGTGGCGCGCTACCGGCTGCTGGACACGGTGCGGGCGTACTGCCGGGAGCGGCTCACTGCCCCAGACCTCGCCGCCCTCCAGGACCGCCACCTCCGCTACTGCACGGGGGTGGCCGAGGTGGCGGAGCCGCACCTGCGCGGTCCCGAGCAGCAGCGGTGGCTCGCGCGCCTCGACCGGGAACACGACAACCTGCGCGCCGCCCTGGCCTGGTCCGTCGGGCGGCCCGAGGCCGTGGGGTGGGGGCTGCGCCTGGCCGCCGCGCTGTGGTGGTTCTGGTACCGGCGCGGGCACTACAGCGAGGGACGGCGCTGGCTGCGCGCCGTGCTGACGGCGGCCGCCGCCGAGCCTGCGGCCCTGCGCCTGAAGGCCCTGTACGCCGCCGCCTACCTGGCATGGCGTCAGGGCGACATGGGCGAGGCCGAGACGTACTCCCTGGCCAGCGTGGGGCTGGCCCAGGAGCACGGGGAGCCGCTGCCGCTGGCCTACGCGCTCCTGGTCCGCGGCATCGTCGTCCGCGCCCAGCGCCGCCCGGCGCTGGCCCGGGAACTGCACGAGCGCGGCCTGGCCCTCTTCCGTCAGGTGGGGCACCTCGAGGGCATCGCCTGGTCCCTGCGAATGCTGGGGATCGTGGAGTGGCACGACGGCCGGATGGAGCAGGCGCGGGCGCGCTTCGAAGAGGCGTGTGCGCTGCTCGAGCAGATCGAGGACGGGTGGGCGGTGATGGTGTGCCTCAGCGACCTGGGCCGCGTGGCTGCCCACCGCGGCGACGACGAGGCGGCGGAGAGCCTGCTGCGACGGGCCCTCGACCGCTACACCTCCCTCGAGGACGAGATGGGGATGGCCAGCGCCTGGGAGCTCCTCGGGGAGGTGGCCGCCCGGCAAGGGCGCTTCGACGAGGCGGACGCCCTCCTCGCCCGCAGCCTCCACCTGTACGAGAAGCTTGGCGACCGCTGGGACATCGCTGCGGTGCACGCGGCCATCGCCGAGGCCGCCGAGCGCCGGGGGGAGCACGCGCGGGCGCGGACGGAGTGGATCGACGCGCTGCGTCGCTGGCGCGACCTGGCCGACCGCCAGGGCGTGGCCCGCTGCCTGGAGGGGCTCGCGCGCCTCGCGCGCGTGTCGGGCCAGGAGGAGCGCGCCGCGGCCCTGGCGCACGCGGCGGATACGGTGCGCGGGAGCCCCCGCCTCCCGGCCACGGCCGACACGCCACTGTCAGGCATGCTCCCGGCCGCCCCCGAGGCCCTCCGGGCGGTCATCGACGAGATCGTCGCGGCCGTGCTGAGCGACCCCGTCCCCGGTCAGAACGACTTGCCCACGGTCAGGAAGAAACCCGACCAGCGGTAG
- a CDS encoding type II toxin-antitoxin system prevent-host-death family antitoxin, producing MRQVPHSVGVREARARLSELLRDVQQGREWTITIRGRAVARLARVRRRETLDEWVARL from the coding sequence GTGCGTCAGGTCCCGCACAGCGTGGGGGTGCGGGAAGCCCGCGCGCGGCTCAGTGAGCTGTTGCGCGACGTCCAGCAGGGCCGGGAGTGGACCATTACGATCCGCGGACGGGCGGTGGCGCGTCTCGCCCGGGTCCGCCGCCGGGAGACGCTCGACGAGTGGGTCGCGCGACTGTGA
- a CDS encoding DEAD/DEAH box helicase gives MPGIPQVQVTLHPGLEPVLREVGEVPPGPFVPARFQVDALEAVRRGDVLVSAPTGSGKTWIAERAIAELLEREGTAWYTTPLKALSNQKFLRFQALFGEDRVGLLTGERRIRPRAPVVVATTEILRNALYDGALHVDLAVLDEAHYLGDPERGMAWEEIVLLAPPLTHLLLLSATMPNVDVLADWLARVRGRRPAVVSETQRPVPLRLVLMDARGHLLPQDLAGRVRGGERRPGWLLTLMRELDAASLLPAILFFPSRRECDEAVRELTGVRGPGEEARREAFTRWAQRFPYLAGHRFRTALVRGGVAPHHAGHLTAWRLVVEELLDRGLVRAVAATTTLASGLDVPARTVVLTTLARQSPEGRVDLSATEFHQMTGRAGRRGRDRVGVVVLPASTRAEALMGLALAGAEVEPVRSAFRPGYTQVLNLLRRRTLAQALDELARSLAAYEAERFGWSGGELSGRQRRRLRLPRGAAARAFERARDPLTQTFLLRAALLQALGYLDEEARLTEDGRWAAELRHPRVLVLAEVVRRDGVPAQPPRLAGMAAALGSERPPRAGGERVRLGGLASLVRRLARLEAEFGLEPNPVEEEFRQEWDRRRRRALASPAERRAAAAEAWAGGAEWVPLVQALDVEEGDLQRIILQAAEALLQLEGLPHEHVRQTARAARRALLRPPVI, from the coding sequence ATGCCCGGCATCCCTCAGGTCCAGGTCACCCTCCACCCCGGCCTCGAGCCCGTCCTGCGCGAGGTCGGCGAGGTCCCCCCGGGCCCCTTCGTCCCCGCGCGCTTCCAGGTGGACGCGCTGGAGGCGGTGCGCCGGGGCGACGTGCTGGTCTCGGCGCCCACCGGCAGCGGCAAGACGTGGATCGCCGAGCGGGCCATCGCCGAGCTCCTGGAGCGCGAGGGCACCGCCTGGTACACCACCCCGCTCAAGGCGCTCTCCAACCAGAAGTTCCTGCGCTTCCAGGCCCTCTTCGGGGAGGACCGGGTGGGGCTGCTCACCGGCGAGCGGCGCATCCGCCCGCGCGCCCCCGTGGTGGTGGCCACCACCGAGATCCTGCGCAACGCGCTCTACGACGGCGCGCTGCACGTCGACCTGGCCGTCCTGGACGAGGCCCACTACCTGGGCGACCCCGAGCGCGGCATGGCCTGGGAGGAGATCGTCCTGCTGGCCCCCCCGCTCACCCACCTGCTGCTCCTGTCGGCCACGATGCCCAACGTGGACGTGCTGGCCGACTGGCTCGCCCGGGTGCGCGGGCGGCGGCCTGCCGTGGTGAGCGAGACGCAGCGGCCGGTCCCGCTGCGCCTGGTGCTGATGGACGCCCGCGGGCACCTGCTGCCGCAGGACCTGGCCGGGCGGGTGCGCGGCGGGGAGCGGCGTCCGGGGTGGCTGCTGACCCTGATGCGCGAGCTGGACGCCGCCAGTCTGCTCCCGGCCATCCTCTTCTTCCCGTCTCGCCGGGAATGCGACGAGGCGGTGCGCGAGCTGACCGGCGTACGCGGCCCCGGGGAGGAGGCGCGGCGCGAGGCCTTCACCCGGTGGGCGCAGCGCTTTCCCTACCTGGCGGGGCACCGCTTCCGCACGGCCTTGGTCCGCGGGGGCGTCGCGCCGCACCATGCCGGGCACCTCACCGCCTGGCGCCTGGTCGTGGAGGAGCTGCTCGACCGCGGCCTGGTGCGGGCGGTGGCCGCCACCACGACGCTGGCCAGCGGGCTGGACGTGCCCGCGCGCACGGTGGTCTTGACGACGCTGGCGCGGCAGAGCCCGGAGGGGCGCGTCGACCTGAGCGCCACGGAGTTCCACCAGATGACCGGGCGCGCCGGGCGCCGGGGGCGGGACCGCGTGGGCGTGGTGGTCCTGCCGGCCTCGACGCGGGCGGAAGCGCTGATGGGCCTCGCCCTGGCCGGGGCCGAGGTCGAGCCGGTGCGCTCGGCCTTCCGCCCCGGCTACACCCAGGTCCTCAACCTCTTGCGCCGGCGCACGCTGGCGCAGGCGCTGGACGAGCTGGCGCGCTCCCTGGCCGCCTACGAGGCGGAACGGTTCGGGTGGAGCGGGGGTGAACTCTCCGGGCGGCAGCGGCGCCGCCTGCGGTTGCCGCGAGGTGCGGCTGCCCGCGCCTTCGAGCGCGCGCGCGACCCGCTCACCCAGACCTTCCTGCTGCGGGCGGCGCTGCTGCAGGCGCTGGGCTACCTCGACGAGGAGGCTCGCCTCACCGAGGACGGGCGGTGGGCCGCCGAGCTGCGCCATCCCCGGGTGCTGGTGCTGGCCGAGGTGGTCCGCCGCGACGGCGTGCCGGCACAGCCGCCGCGCCTGGCCGGCATGGCCGCGGCGCTGGGCTCGGAGCGTCCACCCCGCGCAGGGGGGGAGCGGGTGCGCCTCGGCGGCCTGGCTTCACTCGTCCGCCGGCTGGCGCGCCTGGAGGCGGAGTTCGGGCTGGAGCCCAACCCTGTCGAGGAGGAGTTCCGGCAGGAGTGGGACCGCCGGCGCCGCCGTGCCCTGGCCTCGCCCGCTGAACGCCGGGCCGCCGCCGCGGAGGCCTGGGCCGGTGGGGCGGAGTGGGTGCCGCTGGTGCAGGCGCTCGACGTGGAGGAGGGGGACCTGCAGCGCATCATCCTCCAGGCGGCGGAGGCCCTGTTGCAGCTCGAGGGCCTGCCCCACGAGCACGTCCGGCAGACGGCGCGCGCGGCCCGCCGGGCGCTCCTCCGTCCGCCGGTGATCTAG
- a CDS encoding Hsp20/alpha crystallin family protein translates to MLRWERWSPFEELFNLQRDMANLFARAFGAEPLVSSTRSWTPAAEAFYRDNRLYIRVALPGVDPKHVDLSVTGNTLTIKGERKLEYEVPRDDYVFGEFTYGPFERTITLPSTVRADDIQARYVHGVLEITAPLAEHALPRKIQVEVTPEPVLTTGR, encoded by the coding sequence GTGCTGCGCTGGGAGCGCTGGTCGCCGTTCGAGGAACTCTTCAACCTCCAGCGGGACATGGCGAACCTCTTCGCCAGGGCCTTTGGGGCGGAGCCCCTGGTCTCCTCCACCCGTTCCTGGACCCCGGCGGCAGAGGCGTTCTACCGGGACAACAGGCTGTACATCCGCGTGGCTCTGCCGGGCGTGGACCCCAAGCACGTGGACCTCTCCGTCACCGGTAACACGCTGACCATCAAGGGCGAGCGGAAGCTCGAGTACGAGGTCCCGCGGGACGACTACGTCTTCGGCGAGTTCACCTACGGGCCGTTCGAGCGGACGATCACCCTCCCCTCGACTGTCCGCGCGGACGACATCCAGGCCCGGTACGTCCACGGGGTCCTCGAGATCACCGCGCCGCTGGCGGAGCACGCCCTGCCCAGGAAGATCCAGGTGGAGGTGACGCCCGAGCCCGTGCTCACCACGGGGCGGTAG
- the pruA gene encoding L-glutamate gamma-semialdehyde dehydrogenase, protein MALPEFRNEPFSDFSTDAHRNAMRAALDQVQRELGREFPLLIAGERLQGDGTFTSINPSRKEEVVGVFPRGTPAHAERAIEAAERAFESWRRVPAEERAAILLRAADHLRRRKYVAAAWQVYEVGKNWAEADADVAETIDHLEWFAREALRYARGQPTVPHPQEYSEYVYLPLGVVSVIPPWNFPLAIPVGMAAAAIAAGNTVVLKPSSDSPANAYVFAEAMEAAGLPPGVLNIVTGSGADVGDVLVRHPRVRMVAFTGSKEVGIRIYQEAAKVAPGQIWLKRVICEMGGKNAVVVDEEADLEEAVTAAVASGYGFQGQKCSAGSRLVVTAPVYRDVLERFVEKVRALEVGPAKDNYPVGPVINERAMRTILGYIDVGKREGRLAAGGEPADGDGFFIQPTVFADVDPRARIAQEEIFGPVVAVIRARDFDDALAIANATEYGLTGSVFSRNPEKLARARREFMVGNLYLNRKSTGALVGVHPFGGFNMSGTDAKVGGPDYLLYFLQPKVTSLKWR, encoded by the coding sequence ATGGCGCTCCCCGAGTTCCGCAACGAGCCCTTCTCCGACTTCTCCACCGACGCCCACCGCAACGCGATGCGCGCCGCGCTCGACCAGGTGCAGCGCGAGCTGGGTCGGGAGTTCCCCCTGCTCATCGCCGGGGAGCGCCTCCAGGGTGACGGCACCTTCACCTCCATCAACCCCTCGCGCAAGGAGGAGGTCGTCGGCGTCTTCCCCCGGGGGACCCCGGCGCACGCGGAGCGGGCGATCGAGGCGGCGGAGCGGGCCTTCGAGTCCTGGCGCCGGGTACCGGCCGAGGAGCGCGCGGCCATCCTCCTGCGCGCCGCCGACCACCTGCGCCGGCGGAAGTACGTGGCGGCGGCCTGGCAGGTGTACGAGGTCGGCAAGAACTGGGCCGAGGCCGACGCCGACGTGGCGGAGACCATCGACCACCTGGAGTGGTTCGCCCGCGAGGCCCTGCGCTACGCCCGCGGCCAGCCCACCGTCCCCCACCCGCAGGAGTACAGCGAGTACGTCTACCTGCCCCTCGGCGTCGTCAGCGTCATCCCGCCCTGGAACTTCCCCCTGGCCATCCCGGTGGGGATGGCCGCCGCGGCCATCGCCGCCGGCAACACCGTGGTGCTCAAGCCCAGCAGCGACTCCCCGGCCAACGCCTACGTCTTCGCCGAGGCCATGGAGGCGGCGGGCCTGCCGCCGGGCGTGCTGAACATCGTCACGGGGTCCGGCGCCGACGTGGGGGACGTGCTGGTGCGCCACCCGCGCGTGCGCATGGTGGCCTTCACGGGGTCCAAGGAGGTGGGCATCCGCATCTACCAGGAGGCGGCCAAGGTGGCCCCCGGGCAGATCTGGCTCAAGCGGGTCATCTGCGAGATGGGCGGCAAGAACGCCGTGGTGGTGGACGAGGAGGCCGATCTGGAGGAAGCGGTGACGGCGGCGGTGGCGAGCGGCTACGGCTTCCAGGGGCAGAAGTGCTCCGCCGGCTCGCGCCTGGTGGTCACCGCGCCGGTCTACCGCGACGTCCTCGAGCGCTTCGTGGAGAAGGTGCGGGCGCTGGAGGTGGGGCCGGCGAAGGACAACTACCCGGTCGGACCGGTGATCAACGAGCGCGCCATGCGCACCATCCTCGGCTACATCGACGTCGGCAAGCGCGAGGGGCGCCTGGCGGCGGGGGGCGAGCCCGCCGACGGCGACGGGTTCTTCATCCAGCCCACGGTCTTCGCCGACGTCGACCCGCGGGCCCGCATCGCCCAGGAGGAGATCTTCGGGCCCGTGGTGGCGGTGATCCGCGCCCGCGACTTCGACGACGCCCTGGCCATCGCCAACGCCACCGAGTACGGGCTGACGGGCTCGGTCTTCTCGCGCAACCCGGAGAAGCTGGCCCGGGCGCGGCGGGAGTTCATGGTGGGCAACCTCTACCTTAACCGCAAGTCCACCGGGGCGCTCGTGGGGGTGCACCCCTTCGGCGGCTTCAATATGAGCGGCACCGACGCCAAAGTCGGCGGCCCGGACTACCTGCTGTACTTCCTGCAGCCCAAGGTGACGTCGCTCAAGTGGCGCTGA
- a CDS encoding cold shock domain-containing protein, translated as MRGRVSRFDQGKGYGFIEGEDGREYLVHFTAVRSDLDAMRPDCLVEFAPVKTPKGLQADDVRPVDA; from the coding sequence ATGCGCGGGCGGGTGAGCCGGTTCGACCAGGGCAAGGGCTACGGGTTCATCGAGGGCGAGGACGGGCGCGAGTACCTGGTGCACTTCACGGCGGTGCGGTCCGACCTGGACGCGATGCGGCCGGACTGCCTGGTGGAGTTCGCGCCCGTGAAGACGCCCAAAGGGCTGCAGGCCGACGACGTGCGCCCGGTGGACGCGTAG